The following are encoded together in the Oceanobacillus zhaokaii genome:
- a CDS encoding rhomboid family intramembrane serine protease — protein sequence MFIRNERSIKEFMQSYPVVSTLIIINLVLWLFINFLQLPIGLMIHDWAIGYNLFVAAGEYWRLVTPIFLHGDLMHVLFNSFSLVLFGPALEQMLGKLKFPFAYLGVGIIGNIATYLFEPLHYAHLGASGSIYGLFGIYVFMIFFRKDLMDSGSTQMIKAIVIIGLIMTFFRPNINIFAHLGGFIGGLIIAPLVLKNVRAYNPWQQRRYRTDDDSIQFDPNRWNKKRILPTKLKQNLPWIIIGILALFGLLSRFF from the coding sequence ATGTTTATTCGTAATGAAAGAAGTATAAAGGAGTTCATGCAATCCTATCCAGTGGTGTCCACGCTTATCATTATTAATCTTGTATTATGGCTATTCATTAACTTTCTGCAGCTGCCAATTGGTTTAATGATTCATGACTGGGCTATTGGCTATAATCTATTTGTTGCTGCTGGTGAATACTGGCGTCTCGTCACCCCGATATTCCTGCATGGAGACCTCATGCACGTTCTATTCAACTCATTCTCACTCGTTCTATTTGGGCCCGCTTTAGAACAGATGCTAGGAAAGCTTAAATTTCCCTTTGCCTATCTCGGTGTTGGTATCATTGGAAATATTGCAACCTACTTATTTGAACCACTGCACTACGCACATTTAGGTGCATCTGGCTCCATTTATGGTCTCTTTGGAATCTATGTTTTCATGATATTTTTCAGAAAGGATTTAATGGACAGTGGGAGCACACAAATGATTAAAGCAATTGTCATCATTGGCTTAATCATGACGTTCTTTCGTCCGAATATTAATATTTTCGCTCATCTTGGTGGATTTATCGGTGGTTTAATAATTGCTCCACTTGTGCTTAAAAATGTCCGTGCATATAATCCTTGGCAACAGAGACGCTATCGTACGGATGATGATTCGATCCAGTTTGATCCAAACCGCTGGAACAAGAAACGCATTCTGCCAACGAAGCTAAAGCAGAACCTTCCATGGATTATTATCGGGATTCTCGCATTATTTGGCTTGTTGAGCAGATTCTTTTAA
- the acpS gene encoding holo-ACP synthase, translating into MIKGIGIDIIELDRIKNSIEANTRFVDRILTKNEKDLFNQLENHHRKVEFLAGRFAAKEAFAKAAGTGIGKLSFRHIEVLRGVNGAPIITALGYETYRSFISITHSRDYAVAQVVLEVAEL; encoded by the coding sequence ATGATTAAAGGAATTGGCATTGATATTATCGAGTTAGACCGAATAAAAAATAGCATAGAGGCAAATACTCGATTTGTAGATCGAATTTTAACAAAGAATGAAAAGGATTTATTTAATCAACTTGAAAATCACCATCGGAAAGTGGAGTTCCTTGCTGGCCGATTTGCTGCTAAAGAAGCATTTGCAAAGGCTGCTGGTACAGGAATTGGCAAGCTGAGCTTTCGACATATTGAAGTTCTACGGGGTGTAAATGGTGCCCCGATAATTACCGCTCTTGGATATGAAACATATCGTAGCTTTATTTCCATCACACATAGTCGTGACTATGCAGTGGCTCAGGTCGTGCTGGAAGTGGCGGAATTATAA
- a CDS encoding LolA family protein translates to MSKVFNWKLLIFGLLILVLAACGEKSQEDVVKKLSENLEEMSSYKAQAEMSMNTGQEEQKFNIDIWHKKKDFYRVALSNNIDDKGSQIILKNKDGVFVLTPALKKSFKFQSEWPQNSSQPYLYQSLVNDVLKDSEAAFEANDSHYIFRTKTNYQSNNNLPSQEIYFDKKTLTPVTVKVLDKDNNVLVEVNFASFELDSKFAEDDFTIDKNLAASAASATASGEEAESESDSKQVLSVMLPEYTAGAELAEQKNVELENGNRVILTFTGERSFTLIEEHAEVLPTLTEPQEVQGEVINLGYTVAALTDKTLEWTHDGVDYILASDELTKDEMIRVAESVQGKITK, encoded by the coding sequence ATGAGTAAGGTGTTTAACTGGAAGCTGCTTATCTTTGGCTTATTAATTCTCGTATTAGCTGCATGTGGGGAGAAGTCACAGGAGGACGTTGTCAAGAAACTGAGCGAAAATCTTGAGGAAATGAGCTCTTACAAAGCACAGGCAGAAATGTCAATGAATACTGGACAAGAAGAACAGAAGTTCAATATCGATATTTGGCATAAGAAGAAAGATTTTTATCGCGTGGCCCTATCAAATAATATAGATGATAAGGGAAGTCAAATCATTTTAAAGAATAAGGATGGCGTATTCGTGTTAACACCTGCATTAAAAAAGAGTTTTAAATTTCAATCAGAATGGCCGCAAAACAGCAGCCAGCCTTATTTGTACCAGTCGCTTGTCAATGATGTATTAAAGGATAGTGAGGCAGCGTTTGAAGCGAATGATTCTCATTATATTTTTAGAACAAAAACGAATTATCAAAGTAATAATAATTTACCTAGTCAGGAAATTTACTTTGATAAAAAGACCTTAACACCTGTTACTGTAAAAGTACTTGATAAAGATAATAATGTATTGGTAGAAGTCAACTTTGCTAGCTTTGAATTGGATTCGAAATTTGCAGAGGATGACTTTACGATCGATAAGAATCTCGCGGCAAGCGCTGCTAGTGCCACTGCATCTGGAGAGGAAGCTGAATCGGAATCGGATTCAAAACAAGTGCTATCTGTCATGCTCCCAGAATATACTGCGGGTGCTGAACTGGCAGAACAGAAAAATGTGGAATTAGAAAATGGCAATCGTGTTATTTTAACCTTTACCGGGGAACGGAGCTTTACGTTAATTGAGGAGCATGCAGAAGTACTACCTACGTTAACTGAACCACAAGAGGTGCAAGGTGAAGTCATTAACCTGGGATACACCGTTGCAGCCCTTACAGATAAAACATTAGAGTGGACACACGATGGCGTAGATTATATTTTAGCGAGTGATGAGTTAACGAAAGATGAGATGATCAGAGTAGCAGAATCGGTTCAAGGAAAAATCACAAAATAA